A single window of Ictalurus punctatus breed USDA103 chromosome 27, Coco_2.0, whole genome shotgun sequence DNA harbors:
- the pop4 gene encoding ribonuclease P protein subunit p29, producing MENVVLSRLPPAESKLLGVQSQHREAAEKFTRAFLNSSVPRLRCKEAEDMLKHKAVMLQFARERKRRGTKTKAKGLNAKEKRALRVFQLKPEHQKYDLFLPLHDLWKQYITDLCNGLRPDSNPQVMQQKLLKADFHGAVLTVVRSKCPSYVGSTGILVQELKHVFKIITKENRLKIIPKRNSVFSVEMGDFVAHIYGSKFELRSSERSAKKFKTKGTIDL from the exons ATGGAAA ATGTGGTGTTGTCCAGACTTCctcctgctgaaagcaaactGCTGGGAGTTCAG tcccaGCATAGAGAAGCTGCTGAGAAGTTCACCAGGGCTTTCCTGAACAGCAGCGTTCCTCGCCTGAGATGTAAGGAGGCAGAAGACATGCTGAAGCATAAAGCTGTGATGCTGCAGTTCGCTcgggagaggaagaggagagggacaAAGACGAAGGCTAAAGGACTGAACGCTAAAGAGAAGAGAGCACTGAGAGTGTTCCAGCTGAAACCTGAGCATCAGAA GTATGATCTGTTCCTGCCGCTGCATGATCTGTGGAAGCAGTACATCACTGACCTGTGTAACGGCCTCAGACCAGACAG taaccCACAGGTGATGCAGCAGAAACTCCTGAAGGCAGATTTTCATGGTGCTGttttaacag tTGTTCGCTCTAAATGCCCCTCATACGTGGGCTCCACAGGGATCCTggtgcaggagctgaaacaTGTATTTAAGATCATCACGAAGGAGAACAGACTGAAGA tcaTTCCTAAGAGgaacagtgtgttcagtgtggaGATGGGAGATTTTGTCGCTCATATTTACGGCAGTAAGTTCGAGCTCCGCTCCAGTGAGAGATCGGCCAAAAAATTCAAGACCAAAGGCACCATTGACCTGTGA
- the shcbp1 gene encoding SHC SH2 domain-binding protein 1 isoform X1 produces MGDVKSEEDVKLGSEEMESEPKHKRNAKVLFPNEEEPHHDDEEEEDEGDEEDDDDDDDDDDDSGTDHLSVDGQSCTRLQPAEPMGSGGLPAVFQTNHLVFYERFKAYQDYMLGDCKPSEVKAFTADYLEKVVEPCDWRALWHTDVFDVLVEVLDVDYKDMRAKVDVVVPLQCEARGCELCEDSMKTLLEATMSRVPLQELSVVYDPSGDFDQTALALEHLRFFYKHIWRKWDEEDEDDEFDYFVRCVEPRLRLYYDILEDRVPAGLVEEYHTLLQRCTHTFKEFSSLRNVLSSDSDSELDNVSMVEGLRMYERMETLKRRLRIIENPLLRYVLGYRMNCGQQSCRPKGERCGGGRVVHVVSSSTSVQSLHSLMMDKLLPLYSGKEFELQFHSEPASAVKACYEGDVIIVCPGHYIISNAISIADSIQLEGYGLTDEIVIEKRNKGDTFVESIGVDVKISNLKFIQHDAIEGILCVRQGRLEMENCVLQCETTGVIVRTSAQLIMNMCDLYGAKGAGVEIYPGSVCSLVGNGVHHCKEGVLIKDFADELDVPPQITMVNNVIHNNAGYGVILVKPEDRTAAAKAEREEEQSGGVATTEGGVAIQSVGGAVETEGVVKITSEVERACEAPISEEELPAEVQHNAVPLEVTAGNDVIKRELLATSVTKRRAQRSRVQDVGAMRADENLLSQEMFVSIEGNQFRRNGMGSFGTFLY; encoded by the exons ATGGGAGACGTGAAATCTGAAGAAGACGTGAAGCTCGGTTCGGAGGAAATGGAGTCTGAACCCAAACACAAGAGAAACGCTAAAG TGCTGTTTCCTAATGAAGAGGAGCCCCAtcatgatgatgaggaggaggaggatgaaggtgatgaagaagatgatgatgatgacgatgatgatgatgatgacagtggTACAGATCACCTCTCTGTGGATGGTCAGTCCTGCACTCGCCTGCAGCCGGCTGAGCCGATGGGGAGCGGAGGATTACCTGCCGTGTTCCAGACCAACCACCTGGTGTTCTACGAGAGGTTTAAAGCCTATCAGGACTACATGCTCG gtgaCTGTAAGCCGTCAGAGGTGAAGGCTTTCACTGCTGATTACCTGGAGAAGGTGGTGGAGCCATGTGATTGGAGGGCTCTGTGGCACACTGACGTGTTTGACGTGCTGGTGGAG gtGTTGGATGTGGACTATAAGGACATGAGAGCGAAGGTGGATGTGGTCGTCCCGCTGCAGTGTGAGGCTCGAGGCTGTGAGCTGTGTGAGGACTCCATGAAAACTTTACTGGAGGCCACCATGAGCAGAGTTCCACTGCAGGAGCTCAGCGTGGTGTATGACCCGTCTGGAGACTTCGACCAAACCGCACTCGCTCTGGAACACCTCAG GTTCTTTTACAAACACATCTGGAGGAAGTGGGACGAggaagatgaggatgatgagtTTGATTATTTTGTTCGCTGTGTAGAACCTCGACTCCGACT atATTATGACATCCTGGAGGACCGTGTCCCTGCCGGTCTGGTGGAGGAGTACCACACACTCCTGCAGCgctgcacacacacttttaaggAGTTCTCCAGCCTGAGGAACGTCCTGAGCAGCGACTCCGACTCGGAGCTGGACAACGTGTCCATGGTGGAGGGACTGCGCATGTACGAGCGCATGGAGACGCTCAAACGCAGACTGCGCATCATCGAGAACCCActgctcag gtATGTGCTGGGTTACAGGATGAACTGTGGTCAGCAGTCGTGTCGTCCTAAAGGTGAGCGTTGCGGTGGAGGCCGTGTGGTCCACGTAGTCTCCTCCTCCACCAGTGTTCAGTCTCTCCACAGCCTGATGATGGATAAGCTCCTCCCCCTGTACTCGGGGAAAGAGTTCGAGCTGCAG TTCCACAGCGAGCCGGCGTCGGCGGTGAAGGCGTGTTATGAAGGAGACGTAATCATCGTGTGTCCCGGTCATTACATCATCAGCAACGCCATCAGCATCGCCGACTCCATCCAGCTGGAGG gttacGGTTTGACTGATGAGATCGTTATAGAGAAGAGGAATAAAGGAGACACGTTTGTGGAGTCGATTGGTGTTGATGTGAAAATCTCCAACCTGAAGTTTATTCAGCATGACGCCATCGAGGGAATTCTCT GTGTGAGACAGGGGAGGTTGGAGATGGAGaactgtgtgttacagtgtgaaaCTACAGGCGTGATCGTCCGCACATCTGCCCAGCTCATCATGAACATGTGTGACCTTTACGGcgccaag ggAGCCGGTGTAGAGATTTATCCGGGGAGTGTGTGCAGTCTGGTGGGAAACGGTGTCCATCACTGTAAGGAGGGAGTTCTGATTAAG gattttGCGGATGAGTTGGATGTTCCTCCTCAGATCACGATGGTGAATAATGTGATCCACAATAACGCAGGTTATGGAGTTATTCTAGTAAAGCCTGAAGACCGCACAG ctGCTGCAAAAGCTGAAAGGGAGGAGGAGCAATCGGGAGGCGTGGCCACAACAGAAGGGGGTGTGGCCATACAGTCAGTAGGTGGGGCTGTGGAAACAGAAGGTGTGGTTAAAATAACATCAGAGGTGGAGCGAGCATGTGAAGCTCCTATTTCAGAGGAAGAACTTCCAGCTGAAGTTCAACACAACGCCGTTCCTCTTGAAGTCACAGCaggaaatgatgtcatcaaGCGTGAGCTCCTGGCCACGTCTGTGACAAAGCGCCGCGCTCAGAGGAGCCGTGTGCAGGACGTAGGAGCCATGAGGGCGGACGAGAACCTGCTGAGTCAGGAGATGTTTGTCTCTATCGAGGGGAATCAGTTCCGGCGTAACGGCATGGGCAGCTTCGGCACCTTCCTGTACTGA
- the shcbp1 gene encoding SHC SH2 domain-binding protein 1 isoform X2 codes for MGDVKSEEDVKLGSEEMESEPKHKRNAKEEPHHDDEEEEDEGDEEDDDDDDDDDDDSGTDHLSVDGQSCTRLQPAEPMGSGGLPAVFQTNHLVFYERFKAYQDYMLGDCKPSEVKAFTADYLEKVVEPCDWRALWHTDVFDVLVEVLDVDYKDMRAKVDVVVPLQCEARGCELCEDSMKTLLEATMSRVPLQELSVVYDPSGDFDQTALALEHLRFFYKHIWRKWDEEDEDDEFDYFVRCVEPRLRLYYDILEDRVPAGLVEEYHTLLQRCTHTFKEFSSLRNVLSSDSDSELDNVSMVEGLRMYERMETLKRRLRIIENPLLRYVLGYRMNCGQQSCRPKGERCGGGRVVHVVSSSTSVQSLHSLMMDKLLPLYSGKEFELQFHSEPASAVKACYEGDVIIVCPGHYIISNAISIADSIQLEGYGLTDEIVIEKRNKGDTFVESIGVDVKISNLKFIQHDAIEGILCVRQGRLEMENCVLQCETTGVIVRTSAQLIMNMCDLYGAKGAGVEIYPGSVCSLVGNGVHHCKEGVLIKDFADELDVPPQITMVNNVIHNNAGYGVILVKPEDRTAAAKAEREEEQSGGVATTEGGVAIQSVGGAVETEGVVKITSEVERACEAPISEEELPAEVQHNAVPLEVTAGNDVIKRELLATSVTKRRAQRSRVQDVGAMRADENLLSQEMFVSIEGNQFRRNGMGSFGTFLY; via the exons ATGGGAGACGTGAAATCTGAAGAAGACGTGAAGCTCGGTTCGGAGGAAATGGAGTCTGAACCCAAACACAAGAGAAACGCTAAAG AGGAGCCCCAtcatgatgatgaggaggaggaggatgaaggtgatgaagaagatgatgatgatgacgatgatgatgatgatgacagtggTACAGATCACCTCTCTGTGGATGGTCAGTCCTGCACTCGCCTGCAGCCGGCTGAGCCGATGGGGAGCGGAGGATTACCTGCCGTGTTCCAGACCAACCACCTGGTGTTCTACGAGAGGTTTAAAGCCTATCAGGACTACATGCTCG gtgaCTGTAAGCCGTCAGAGGTGAAGGCTTTCACTGCTGATTACCTGGAGAAGGTGGTGGAGCCATGTGATTGGAGGGCTCTGTGGCACACTGACGTGTTTGACGTGCTGGTGGAG gtGTTGGATGTGGACTATAAGGACATGAGAGCGAAGGTGGATGTGGTCGTCCCGCTGCAGTGTGAGGCTCGAGGCTGTGAGCTGTGTGAGGACTCCATGAAAACTTTACTGGAGGCCACCATGAGCAGAGTTCCACTGCAGGAGCTCAGCGTGGTGTATGACCCGTCTGGAGACTTCGACCAAACCGCACTCGCTCTGGAACACCTCAG GTTCTTTTACAAACACATCTGGAGGAAGTGGGACGAggaagatgaggatgatgagtTTGATTATTTTGTTCGCTGTGTAGAACCTCGACTCCGACT atATTATGACATCCTGGAGGACCGTGTCCCTGCCGGTCTGGTGGAGGAGTACCACACACTCCTGCAGCgctgcacacacacttttaaggAGTTCTCCAGCCTGAGGAACGTCCTGAGCAGCGACTCCGACTCGGAGCTGGACAACGTGTCCATGGTGGAGGGACTGCGCATGTACGAGCGCATGGAGACGCTCAAACGCAGACTGCGCATCATCGAGAACCCActgctcag gtATGTGCTGGGTTACAGGATGAACTGTGGTCAGCAGTCGTGTCGTCCTAAAGGTGAGCGTTGCGGTGGAGGCCGTGTGGTCCACGTAGTCTCCTCCTCCACCAGTGTTCAGTCTCTCCACAGCCTGATGATGGATAAGCTCCTCCCCCTGTACTCGGGGAAAGAGTTCGAGCTGCAG TTCCACAGCGAGCCGGCGTCGGCGGTGAAGGCGTGTTATGAAGGAGACGTAATCATCGTGTGTCCCGGTCATTACATCATCAGCAACGCCATCAGCATCGCCGACTCCATCCAGCTGGAGG gttacGGTTTGACTGATGAGATCGTTATAGAGAAGAGGAATAAAGGAGACACGTTTGTGGAGTCGATTGGTGTTGATGTGAAAATCTCCAACCTGAAGTTTATTCAGCATGACGCCATCGAGGGAATTCTCT GTGTGAGACAGGGGAGGTTGGAGATGGAGaactgtgtgttacagtgtgaaaCTACAGGCGTGATCGTCCGCACATCTGCCCAGCTCATCATGAACATGTGTGACCTTTACGGcgccaag ggAGCCGGTGTAGAGATTTATCCGGGGAGTGTGTGCAGTCTGGTGGGAAACGGTGTCCATCACTGTAAGGAGGGAGTTCTGATTAAG gattttGCGGATGAGTTGGATGTTCCTCCTCAGATCACGATGGTGAATAATGTGATCCACAATAACGCAGGTTATGGAGTTATTCTAGTAAAGCCTGAAGACCGCACAG ctGCTGCAAAAGCTGAAAGGGAGGAGGAGCAATCGGGAGGCGTGGCCACAACAGAAGGGGGTGTGGCCATACAGTCAGTAGGTGGGGCTGTGGAAACAGAAGGTGTGGTTAAAATAACATCAGAGGTGGAGCGAGCATGTGAAGCTCCTATTTCAGAGGAAGAACTTCCAGCTGAAGTTCAACACAACGCCGTTCCTCTTGAAGTCACAGCaggaaatgatgtcatcaaGCGTGAGCTCCTGGCCACGTCTGTGACAAAGCGCCGCGCTCAGAGGAGCCGTGTGCAGGACGTAGGAGCCATGAGGGCGGACGAGAACCTGCTGAGTCAGGAGATGTTTGTCTCTATCGAGGGGAATCAGTTCCGGCGTAACGGCATGGGCAGCTTCGGCACCTTCCTGTACTGA